The following proteins are encoded in a genomic region of Methanoculleus bourgensis MS2:
- a CDS encoding flavodoxin domain-containing protein — protein MRVIVLYASRYGSTKGIAEFIAEKLRQRGVQAEARSVDAAPDPGDYDAVVIGSAVYMGHWMKEAVEFVRRNRTALTGMPVWLFSSGPLELGPEIASIDDPKLEPEEISGFLEAIHPRGHRVFFGALDPGKLGFMHRTLRKLPAARAILPEGDFRDWNNIEAWAESIAHALATQPVAPA, from the coding sequence ATGAGGGTTATCGTTCTCTATGCGAGCAGATACGGGTCCACGAAGGGTATTGCCGAATTCATCGCGGAGAAGCTCCGGCAGCGTGGGGTGCAGGCGGAGGCCCGGAGCGTTGACGCGGCCCCGGATCCCGGAGATTACGATGCCGTCGTGATCGGGAGCGCTGTGTATATGGGACACTGGATGAAGGAGGCGGTGGAATTTGTGCGGCGGAACCGCACCGCCCTGACCGGCATGCCGGTCTGGCTGTTCAGTAGCGGCCCGCTTGAACTCGGGCCCGAGATCGCCTCGATAGACGATCCAAAACTGGAACCGGAAGAGATCAGCGGTTTCCTGGAGGCCATCCACCCCAGGGGCCACCGGGTCTTCTTCGGTGCACTGGACCCGGGCAAACTGGGGTTTATGCACAGGACGCTCCGAAAACTCCCGGCCGCACGCGCTATCCTTCCAGAGGGCGACTTCCGGGACTGGAACAATATCGAGGCCTGGGCCGAGAGCATCGCCCACGCGCTGGCAACTCAACCGGTTGCCCCGGCCTGA
- the kdpC gene encoding potassium-transporting ATPase subunit KdpC, which produces MMMMKETLMRAVLLFALLAAVTGVAYPLAVTLIAGAAFPFQAHGSLVTGDDGEVIGSVLIGREFTAPFYFQGRPSATPLAPYNAAHSGGSNLGPTNPILLEQVAERVQALREAGVAGPIPADLVMASGSGLDPHISLDAALVQVPAVAKARGLPEEEVRALVMAEAVGSPFAGTYVNVLSLNRALDRLGGGDA; this is translated from the coding sequence ATGATGATGATGAAAGAAACACTCATGCGCGCCGTGCTCCTCTTTGCCCTGCTCGCGGCCGTCACCGGGGTCGCCTACCCTCTCGCAGTGACGCTCATCGCCGGTGCTGCCTTCCCCTTCCAGGCACACGGGAGCCTTGTTACCGGCGACGACGGAGAGGTCATCGGGTCGGTGCTCATCGGCCGGGAATTCACCGCACCGTTCTACTTCCAGGGCCGCCCGTCGGCGACGCCCCTGGCCCCGTACAACGCCGCGCACTCAGGCGGGTCAAACCTGGGGCCGACGAACCCCATCCTCCTCGAGCAGGTTGCAGAGCGGGTGCAGGCGCTCAGGGAGGCCGGTGTGGCCGGCCCGATCCCTGCCGACCTGGTCATGGCGTCGGGGAGCGGGCTTGACCCGCATATCAGCCTTGACGCGGCGCTGGTGCAGGTCCCGGCGGTTGCGAAGGCGCGGGGCCTTCCTGAAGAGGAGGTCCGGGCGCTCGTCATGGCTGAGGCCGTCGGTTCGCCGTTCGCGGGGACCTACGTCAACGTCCTCTCGCTCAACCGGGCGCTTGACCGCCTGGGAGGAGGGGATGCATGA
- a CDS encoding rubredoxin: MAKSMQPYRCGVCGYIYEPGRGEPGQKIPPGTAFEELPADYTCPVCGAGPRSFLLLAGRTGRYLCVACGYIYDPERGEPKRGIPPGTDFRDLPESYICPVCGVYAKVGKQAFIAID, encoded by the coding sequence ATGGCAAAGAGCATGCAACCCTATCGGTGCGGAGTATGTGGCTACATCTACGAGCCCGGGCGGGGAGAGCCGGGGCAGAAGATACCGCCCGGGACCGCCTTTGAAGAACTGCCGGCAGACTACACCTGCCCGGTCTGCGGAGCAGGGCCGAGGTCGTTCCTGCTCCTGGCTGGACGAACAGGCCGGTACCTCTGTGTGGCCTGCGGCTACATCTACGACCCTGAGCGGGGAGAGCCGAAACGGGGCATACCCCCCGGGACAGATTTCCGGGACCTGCCCGAGAGTTATATATGCCCGGTCTGCGGCGTCTATGCCAAAGTCGGGAAACAGGCCTTCATAGCCATCGATTAA
- a CDS encoding DUF4118 domain-containing protein: MTAGEEEVRPLPEDLLAIARRSEEKERGRLTVYLGYAAGVGKTYTMLQDALQRRGRGSMSSSATWRPMAGPRPRHSPRGLRPSPPATVDYQGLALREIDLDAVLERHPEIALVDELAHTNAPNSRHVKRYEDVEELLHAGISVYTTVNIQHVESQNDAVAQITGIRVSETLPDTFISGADEIKLVDVTPEELRLRLRAGKVYVRDMAETAIRRFFSTGNLLALRQLTLRYVATATDLQMIGHMRARAIPGPWPAAERLLVGIRPGPTAGQMVRAGYRLATRFDADWVVLTVDLQSERALTVRERAWLTAALETGRRLGGRIVRLRGEDVADEILRYARRNNVTMIMLGKPRGIDVIFSPVYRVLRRSRGVDIFLYEPKGDFVRIPVHRQVPHLLSWDYAVTLILIAAAWGASILLQGVVQPELLLVLQLLPVVVTALFFRRGAALLAAIASILAFDLIFVKPYYSLTIDDWGYFAAFAGYVIIALVVSRLAARLRRLLPRIRESEAEVEAVAGLSRDLARDVTRQEVFETLARHMQGFAPGSSAVLVPRPAGLHVQAGDAAYPIDQKERSIAQWAYENGEVAGRGTDNLPSGRGHYIPIRAHRPIFGIMAFVFDDPEEVLTPENKETFQTMALLAALALERMD, from the coding sequence ATGACGGCCGGTGAGGAGGAGGTGCGGCCCCTCCCAGAGGACCTGCTCGCCATCGCCCGCCGTTCAGAAGAGAAGGAGAGAGGGCGGCTGACGGTCTACCTCGGCTACGCCGCCGGTGTGGGGAAGACCTACACGATGCTCCAGGACGCCCTCCAGCGGCGGGGGAGGGGGTCGATGTCATCATCGGCTACGTGGAGACCCATGGCCGGCCCGAGACCGAGGCACTCGCCGCGAGGCTTGAGACCGTCCCCCCCCGCTACCGTCGACTACCAGGGCCTTGCCCTCCGGGAGATAGACCTCGACGCGGTTCTTGAGCGCCACCCCGAGATCGCCCTCGTCGACGAACTTGCCCACACCAACGCGCCGAACAGCCGCCACGTCAAGCGCTACGAGGACGTCGAGGAACTCCTTCACGCCGGTATATCGGTCTATACGACCGTCAACATCCAGCACGTCGAGAGCCAGAACGACGCTGTCGCCCAGATCACCGGTATCCGGGTCTCAGAGACACTCCCTGATACGTTCATCTCCGGCGCCGACGAGATCAAGCTCGTCGACGTCACCCCGGAGGAGCTGCGGCTCCGCCTCAGGGCAGGGAAGGTCTATGTCAGGGATATGGCCGAGACGGCGATACGCCGGTTTTTCAGCACCGGCAACCTCCTCGCCCTGCGGCAGCTCACCCTGCGTTACGTGGCGACCGCCACCGACCTGCAGATGATCGGTCATATGCGGGCCCGCGCCATCCCGGGCCCCTGGCCGGCAGCCGAACGGCTCCTGGTCGGGATCAGGCCGGGCCCGACAGCCGGCCAGATGGTGCGGGCCGGATACCGGCTTGCCACCCGGTTCGATGCCGACTGGGTGGTGCTCACGGTGGACCTGCAGAGCGAGCGAGCGCTCACGGTCAGGGAGCGCGCCTGGCTCACGGCGGCGCTGGAGACGGGGCGGAGGCTCGGGGGCCGGATTGTCCGTCTCCGCGGTGAGGATGTCGCCGACGAGATCCTCCGCTACGCCCGGCGGAACAATGTCACCATGATCATGCTCGGGAAGCCCCGGGGGATCGATGTCATCTTCTCCCCGGTCTACAGGGTTCTGCGCCGGTCCCGGGGCGTCGACATCTTCCTCTACGAGCCGAAAGGCGACTTCGTGCGTATCCCCGTCCACCGGCAGGTCCCGCACCTCCTCTCCTGGGACTACGCCGTAACCCTCATCCTGATAGCCGCCGCCTGGGGGGCAAGCATCCTCCTCCAGGGTGTCGTCCAGCCGGAGCTCCTCCTGGTCCTCCAGCTCCTGCCGGTCGTCGTGACCGCGCTCTTCTTCAGGCGGGGGGCCGCCCTGCTTGCGGCCATCGCAAGCATCCTTGCATTCGACCTCATCTTCGTCAAGCCCTACTACTCCCTGACGATAGACGACTGGGGTTACTTCGCCGCGTTTGCCGGCTATGTCATCATTGCCCTCGTGGTCAGCAGGCTTGCCGCCCGGCTCCGCCGCCTGCTCCCCCGGATCAGGGAGAGCGAGGCCGAGGTTGAGGCGGTTGCCGGGCTCTCCCGCGACCTTGCCCGGGATGTCACCCGCCAGGAGGTCTTCGAGACCCTTGCCCGCCACATGCAGGGATTTGCTCCCGGCTCATCTGCGGTGCTCGTCCCACGCCCTGCCGGGCTGCACGTCCAGGCCGGCGACGCCGCCTACCCGATCGACCAAAAGGAGCGGTCAATCGCCCAGTGGGCCTACGAGAACGGCGAGGTAGCAGGCCGGGGGACTGATAACCTCCCCTCCGGGAGGGGGCACTACATCCCCATCAGGGCGCACAGGCCCATCTTTGGGATCATGGCGTTCGTCTTCGACGACCCGGAGGAGGTGCTCACCCCGGAGAACAAGGAGACCTTCCAGACGATGGCGCTCCTTGCGGCGCTGGCCCTGGAGCGGATGGACTAA